The Couchioplanes caeruleus sequence GCAGCGGACTGGCGAGGAACCCCGGCTTGCCGTCCGAGCCGCGCTGCAGCGTGGCCAGCAACCGGCCGGCCCGCATCGGGCGGGCGAAGAGGTGACCCTGGCCCGCGACGCAGCCCAGCTCCCACAGCGCGTGCCGCTGGGGCTCGCTCTCCACACCCTCGGCGACCACGGTGAGGTGCAGGCTGCGGGCGAGGTCGACGGTGGAACGGACGACCGCGGCCGCCTCGGGCGAGGTCTCGACGGCGACCACGAATTCCCGGTCGACCTTCAACTGGTGCACCGGGATCCGGGAAAGCACCGACAGCGACGAGACGCCGGTGCCGAAGTCGTCCAGGGCCAGCCGGACGCCGGCGTCGCGCAACTCGGTGAGCGCCCGCTCGACCACCTCGAGCTGGCTGAGGGTCAGTGTCTCGGCGAGCTCCAGCACGAGCCGGTCGGCCGGTACGGCGTGGGCCGCGAGCCGGGCCAGGACCGCGGCCGGGAACGTCGGGTCGAGCAGGCTGCGCGGCGAGACGTTGACGGCCACGGGCAGATCGAAGCCGGCCTCGCGCCAGGCGCCGACCGAGGTCAGCGCCTGTTCCAGTACGGCGTCGACGAACGCGGGGAGCTGCCCGGAGCGCTCGACGGTGTCCAGGAACTGCATCGGGGTGAGGTCGCCGTGCTCGGGGTGGTGCCAGCGGGCGAGGGTCTCCGCGGAGACGACCTCGCCGCTGCCCAGGTCGACGATCGGCTGGTAGTCGACGACGAATTCCCGGTGGGTCACCGCCCGGGTCAACTCGCCGCCGAGCACGAGCCGGCCGACGTCGGCGGTGTCGCGGGCGTGTGCGTAGGTCGCGGTGCGTTGCCCGCTGCGTTTCGCCTGGTACATGGCGACGTCGGCGCGGCGCATCAATTCGCTCACGCCTCCGCTGCCGGGCGCCAGGGCGATGCCGCCGGCCGCCTCGACCGTGAGCTGCATGCCGTCGACCTCGATGGGCTGCTCGAGGATCGCGAGCATGTCGGCGGCGCGGTGGGTGGCGACGGCCGGGGCGGGCAGGCCGGTCAGCAGCACGGCGAACTCGTCGCCGCCGAGCCGGGCGACCAGGTCGCCGGGGCGGGTGGCGTCCTCGAGCCGGCGGGCCACCTCGCGCAGCACCTCGTCACCGGCGGTGTGCCCGAGGGTGTCGTTGACCTCCTTGAAGTGATTGAGGTCGATGAGCAGCATGGCGAACATGCCCTCGGGTGCCCGCCGGGCGAAGATCTGGTTCGCCTGGTCGAGCAGCTCGCGGCGGTTGGCCAGGCCGGTCAGCGGGTCGTGGGTGGCGGCGTACGCGTTCTCCGCGTTGATCCGCTTGAGCTCGGCGTAGGCGCGGGCGTTGCCGACCGCGGTGGACAGCGACGAAGCGAAGGTCTGCAGCTTGTACCGCTCGGACTCGTTCAGCTTGACGGGCTTGCGGAACCGCAGGCGCAGGGTTCCCGCCGGGCCGTCCGGTCCGTCGAGCTCGGCCTCGATCATCGACCCGTCGCGGGCGGGCGCGCCGGTCACCGTTCCCTCGTAGCGAAGGTGCCCGGCGGAACCGCGGACCAGGCGGTCTTCGCCGCGTAGCTCGATCTCGGCCTCGTCGGCGGAGAACAGCTCCGGTGCGAGGGTCACCGCGGCGTGCAGCACGGCGGCCAGGTCGGTGACGTTGAGCCGGTCGGTGGTCCCGGCGAGGCGGCGCCACGCCTCCTGATCCGCCCGCTGGCGAATCCTGTTCTTGGCCGCGAGCTGCAGCGCGAGCACGGTCGGCACCATGGTCAGGATGAGCAGCTCCTCCTGCTCCACCACCAGCACAGTGCCCAGCGCCAGCACGACATTGACGCTCCGGATCCGCATCACCACGTCCCGGTTGTGGCGAAGCGCCTGCCGCCAGGGGGTACGCGTCGCCAGATGCATCACCGTGCTGCCGAGGAGATCGTCCACGATCGCATACGCCAATGCCGCCCCGACGAGGCCGAGGATCAACATGGGAACGCCGGAAGCGCGGATCTCGAGATCCGCGGCGGGCCGGATACCGATCACGAAAGCGACCGAGGCTGCGGCCGTCGCAGCGACGACGTCCTTGGCGACGTTGAAGGTGACCTTTATGGGCTGCCGGAGAAAGACTTTGGATGCGAGGGCGCCGAGCGCGGTGCAAATGATCGCCCAGGGAAGGGGCACGGTCGCGACGGCGAGCAGGATCGAGCCCGAGGTCGCGGGGAACACCCGATTGTCCGACCGTACCCGCAGTTTGATGACCGGCCCGCTGGCGGCGGCGATGATGACCGTCAACGCGGCGAGGAAGAGCAGTTTGCCCGACGGCACCGCCGGCGCCGATCTCGCCGAGACGAGCAGGCAGCCGGAACCCGCAAACGCGACTAGACCGACATACAGCCGGAGCTGCTTGTCGGTCTTCGCGTCGTTCACTGCGGACACCCCATGTCTCCCATGGTCCCCCGTTGCCCGCACAACCTGTCAATGCCTGATTGTCGCTCGGTATCGATCTTGCGGGTCTGGCTCAGCCCCAGTCGTACTCACGCATCGCGAACCTCCGTTTTCAGGAATGGAGAACCGTTCCCCCGTGCGATCGACTCCGAGTGAATCCAGCTCCATCTCGGTTCCGTTTCGTAGGCAACAGATTAGGAACCGAACGGCGCTTGCGGAAGAATGATTTGTCGGTCGTTTCATGAATTGCTAGGTTGGAGCGCTTTATACCAAATCTGTGACGGAATGCTGACGCTCCGCATTCGGCGCGTCCCCTGTTTCAGCGACTATCAAACACCTGGAATGTCCTGCTGCCGGCGTCGCTATCGGTAACGAATGTTACGACTCTTCGGATGAAGGGGCCGAAAACCTAAAGCGTGCTATGGACCAATTCACCGCGTAGAACGGATTGCGAAACCAAATGGCTACGGAAAGTAGAGGTGCGCTGACGGGCTGCCCATGCCGGGCGCGGCGAATGTGAAGACCATCCCGTCGGTGGATACTCTGGCCCTTGTGACGAACGCAGCGAAAATGACTCATGTCGACGCCGACGGGGCGGCCCGGATGGTCGACGTATCGGCGAAAACCGTGACCGTCCGCCGGGCCGTCGCCGCCGGCCGGCTGGTCACCACGCCGGAGGTCGTAGCCCTGCTGCGCGGCGACGGCCTCCCCAAGGGCGACGCCCTCGCCGTCGCCCGCCTCGCCGGAATCCTGGGCGCTAAACGGACACCCGATCTGGTGCCGCTGTGTCACCCGATCGGGCTGCACAGCGTCACGGTGGACCTCGCGATCACCGACACCGGGGTGGACATCGTCGCCACCACGAAGACCGCCGACCGCACGGGTGTCGAGATGGAGGCGCTCACCGCGGTGGCCACGGCCGGGCTCGCCCTGATCGACATGGTCAAGGCCGTCGACCCGGCGGCGAGCATCGAGGCCATCCGGGTCCTGCGCAAAGAGGGCGGCAAGACCGGAGAGTGGGTACGCCCGGAGGACCGCCCGTGATCCGCGCCCGGGTGATCGTCGCCTCCAACCGGGCCGCCGCCGGCGTCTACCAGGACACCAGCGGACCTCTGCTCGTCGCGGGTCTCGCCGATCTCGGGTGCCAGGTCGATCCGGCGCCGGTCGTGGTGAGCGACGGACCGCCGGTCGCCGAGGCGCTGCGCGCGGCGCTCGCCGACGGGATCGACGTCGTGCTGACCAGCGGCGGTACCGGCGTCACGCCCACCGACCGGACGCCCGAGGCAACCCGTCCGCTGCTCGACTTCGAGGTTCCCGGCATCGCCGAGGCGATCCGCGCGTACAGCCGGGACAAGGTGCCGGCCGCCGCGCTGTCCCGGGGGCTCGCCGGGGTCTCCGGCCGCACGCTGATCGTCAACCTGCCGGGGTCCACCGGCGGCGCCCGCGACGGGCTGGCCGTGCTGGGCCCGATCCTGGCCCATGCGGTGGAGCAGATCCGCGGCGGCGACCATAGGCTGCACCGATGAGCGCGCAGAGCATGCCGATCGACTGGGACAAGGCTCGCACCCTGGTGTACGAGGCGGGCCGGGCGGCGGCGGGACCGGCGGAGTCGGTGCCGCTGAGCGCCGCGGACGGTCGTACGCTCGCGGAGCCTCTGGTGGCCCTCACCGATCTGCCTGCCTTCCCGACCTCGAGCATCGACGGATGGGCGGTGCGCGGCAGTGCGCCGTGGCGACCGGTCGGCCGGGTCCTGGCCGGCGGCACGCCTCGGCCGCTCGCCGAGGACGGCACCTGCGTCGAGATCGCCACCGGCGCCATGGTCCCGCAGGGTGCCGAGGCGCTGGTCCGGGTCGAGGAGTCCACGAGGGACGCCGAAGGCCTGGTCGCCGGGACACCGCGCCCCCAGCCGGAGTGGCGCCTACCCGGCGAGGAGGCGCGGAGGGGCGAGGAACTGCTGCCGGCCGGCACGCCGGTCGACCCCGCGGTGCTCGGCATGGCGGCCACCTGCGGCTACGACACGGTTCCCGTACGCCCGACGCCCCGCGCCGCGCTTCTCGTCTTCGGCGACGAGCTGTTGACCAGTGGACCGCCGGGCGAGGGGCGGGTCCGTGACTCGTTGAGCCCCCTGGTCCCGGCCTGGTTGCGCCGCGCCGGGGCCACAGTGGACCCCGGCGCGATCCAGGGCCCGGTGCGCGACACCCTCGACGCCCACGTCGAGGCGATCCGGCACGGGCTGTCCGTCGCCGACGTGGTCTGCACCACGGGCGGCACCATGCACGGTCCCGTCGATCACCTTCATCCCGCCCTCGCCGCCCTCGGCGCCGAGTACGTGGTGAACACGGTCGCCGTGCGCCCGGGTTTTCCGATGCTGCTCGCCCGCCTGACCGGCCCCGACGGACGCCCGCGGTTCCTCGCCGGGCTACCGGGCAACCCGCAGTCCGCGGTCATCGCGCTGGTGTCCCTGGTGGCACCGCTCCTCGCCGGCCTGCACGGACGTGAGCTGCCGGCGCTCCCGCGGGTGGAGCTGACCGCGGACGTCCCGGGTCGTGGCGGCTTCACCCACCTGGCGCTCGCGGTCCTGGACGCCGACGGCCGGCGGGCCACGGCGGTCGGGCATGCCGGCTCGGCCATGCTGCGGGGCCTGGCCCGGGCGCACGGCTTCGTCGTCGTCCGCCCGGAGCAGCGGGCCGCGGCCGGCGACCTCGTCCCGTTCCTGCCCCTGCCGCTGTCGCCCGGAGAACGCCCATGACCAGTTTGGACACCGTACGGATCGCCGAGGTCGGCGACGTCGCCCTGGACCTGGCGGCGCACGAGAGGGCCGTCGCCGATCCCCGGGCGGGCGCGGTCGTCTCCTTCCAGGGCGTCGTCCGCGACCA is a genomic window containing:
- a CDS encoding EAL domain-containing protein encodes the protein MNDAKTDKQLRLYVGLVAFAGSGCLLVSARSAPAVPSGKLLFLAALTVIIAAASGPVIKLRVRSDNRVFPATSGSILLAVATVPLPWAIICTALGALASKVFLRQPIKVTFNVAKDVVAATAAASVAFVIGIRPAADLEIRASGVPMLILGLVGAALAYAIVDDLLGSTVMHLATRTPWRQALRHNRDVVMRIRSVNVVLALGTVLVVEQEELLILTMVPTVLALQLAAKNRIRQRADQEAWRRLAGTTDRLNVTDLAAVLHAAVTLAPELFSADEAEIELRGEDRLVRGSAGHLRYEGTVTGAPARDGSMIEAELDGPDGPAGTLRLRFRKPVKLNESERYKLQTFASSLSTAVGNARAYAELKRINAENAYAATHDPLTGLANRRELLDQANQIFARRAPEGMFAMLLIDLNHFKEVNDTLGHTAGDEVLREVARRLEDATRPGDLVARLGGDEFAVLLTGLPAPAVATHRAADMLAILEQPIEVDGMQLTVEAAGGIALAPGSGGVSELMRRADVAMYQAKRSGQRTATYAHARDTADVGRLVLGGELTRAVTHREFVVDYQPIVDLGSGEVVSAETLARWHHPEHGDLTPMQFLDTVERSGQLPAFVDAVLEQALTSVGAWREAGFDLPVAVNVSPRSLLDPTFPAAVLARLAAHAVPADRLVLELAETLTLSQLEVVERALTELRDAGVRLALDDFGTGVSSLSVLSRIPVHQLKVDREFVVAVETSPEAAAVVRSTVDLARSLHLTVVAEGVESEPQRHALWELGCVAGQGHLFARPMRAGRLLATLQRGSDGKPGFLASPLHKTGSVVRMPRRRNPRSPLPHLPA
- the moaC gene encoding cyclic pyranopterin monophosphate synthase MoaC, which encodes MTHVDADGAARMVDVSAKTVTVRRAVAAGRLVTTPEVVALLRGDGLPKGDALAVARLAGILGAKRTPDLVPLCHPIGLHSVTVDLAITDTGVDIVATTKTADRTGVEMEALTAVATAGLALIDMVKAVDPAASIEAIRVLRKEGGKTGEWVRPEDRP
- a CDS encoding MogA/MoaB family molybdenum cofactor biosynthesis protein, whose translation is MIRARVIVASNRAAAGVYQDTSGPLLVAGLADLGCQVDPAPVVVSDGPPVAEALRAALADGIDVVLTSGGTGVTPTDRTPEATRPLLDFEVPGIAEAIRAYSRDKVPAAALSRGLAGVSGRTLIVNLPGSTGGARDGLAVLGPILAHAVEQIRGGDHRLHR
- a CDS encoding molybdopterin molybdotransferase MoeA, with amino-acid sequence MSAQSMPIDWDKARTLVYEAGRAAAGPAESVPLSAADGRTLAEPLVALTDLPAFPTSSIDGWAVRGSAPWRPVGRVLAGGTPRPLAEDGTCVEIATGAMVPQGAEALVRVEESTRDAEGLVAGTPRPQPEWRLPGEEARRGEELLPAGTPVDPAVLGMAATCGYDTVPVRPTPRAALLVFGDELLTSGPPGEGRVRDSLSPLVPAWLRRAGATVDPGAIQGPVRDTLDAHVEAIRHGLSVADVVCTTGGTMHGPVDHLHPALAALGAEYVVNTVAVRPGFPMLLARLTGPDGRPRFLAGLPGNPQSAVIALVSLVAPLLAGLHGRELPALPRVELTADVPGRGGFTHLALAVLDADGRRATAVGHAGSAMLRGLARAHGFVVVRPEQRAAAGDLVPFLPLPLSPGERP